ACTTCAAAGGAGTAATTATGAAAAAGTCACACGATTTTGACAGTAAGGAATATCTAAATTTAGTTGACGCCTGATGAAGAGCTGCTAACTATTTATCAGTTGGTCAAATGTATTTAAGAAATAATCCACTTTTAAAAATACCACTTACCAGTAATGATGTAAAAATTTACCCAATTGGTCACTGAGGAACAGTTCCTGGTCAAAACTTTATTTATGCACACTTAAACAGAATCATAAACAAATACGACCTTAATATGTTTTTCATTAGTGGTCCAGGCCATGGCGGTCAAGTTATAGCTTCAAACACATATCTTGATGGCTCATATACTGAATTATTTCCTCATGTTACTAAAGACATCAAAGGAATGACACACTTATTTAAATACTTCTCATTCCCTGGTGGAACAGCTAGTCACGCTGCTCCTGAATGTCCTGGTTCTATTCATGAAGGTGGTGAATTAGGATATTCATTATCACATGCAGCGGGTGCAGTTTTAGATAACCCTGATGTTATTGCTGCTACTGTTATTGGTGACGGTGAATCAGAAACTGGTCCTCTTTCAGCTGGTTGATTTATAAATTCATTTATTAACCCTGCTAATGATGGAGCGGTATTGCCTATCTTGCACGTAAATGGCGGAAAAATTTCAAACCCAACAATTTGATCGCGTAGATCAAATGAAGAATTAGTTTCATATTTCACAGGCGCTGGTTGAAAACCATTTATTGTTGAAGGCAATGAACCTGAATATATGCACCATGAAATGGCCAAAGCACTTGATGCAAGTGTGGAATTAATTAAACAATATCAAGCTGAAGCTAGGAAAAATGGCGCCAATAAAGCTAAAAGGCCACAGTGACCAATGATTGTTCTTAAGTCACCAAAAGGATGAACTGGACCTAAAGAATGAAATCATGAAGCAATTGAAGGAAGTTTCAGAGCACACCAAGTTCCAGTTCCTGTATCAGCTGAAAAGATGCAACACATTGATGCGCTTGAAAACTGATTAAGATCATATAGACCAGAAGAATTATTTGACGAAAATGCCCAATTGAAGCCTGAAATAGCTGCTATTGCACCAAAAGGTGACAGAAGAATGGGCAAAAACCCTATTGCTAATGGCGGCATTAATCCTAGAGCCATAAATGTTGGAGATTGAACAAAATTTGCACTAGATATTAAACAACCTGGCAAAGTTATTAACCAAGATATGGTTACTTTAGGTTCATATTTAGGTGAATTAAGTCTACTAAACAAAGATAATTTCAGAGTTTGAGGACCTGATGAACATAAGTCAAACAGACTATATGAAATGTTTAAAGTAACTGACCGTCAATGATTAGACAGAATTGATGAAAAATATGATGAATTTTTATCATCTGTAGGTAGAATTATTGACTCGCAGCTATCTGAACACCAAGCTGAAGGTATGCTTGAAGGATATGTGCTAACAGGAAGACATGGTGTTTTTGCTTCATATGAATCATTTTTAAGAGTAGTTGATTCTATGCTTACTCAACACATGAAATGAGTTAAAAAAGCACTAGACATTCCTTGAAGAAATGATTATCCTTCACTTAATGTTATAGCAACCTCAAACGCTTTCCAACAAGATCATAATGGTTATACTCACCAAGATCCAGGATTAATTGGACACTTAGCTGACAAAAGACCTGAATTAATTAGAGAATACCTTCCAGCTGATACAAACACATTGCTTGCAACAATGGCTAAAGCATTGCAAGACAGAAATGTTATTAACTTAATTATTTCATCAAAACAACCTAGACATCAATTCTTTAGCATTGAAGAAGCTACTGAATTAGTTGAAAAAGGTATAAAAATCATTGATTGAGCATCAAATATTAAGCCAAACGAAGAACCTGATTTAGTTGTTGCTGCATCAGGAACCGAATCAACAATTGAATCATTAGCAACAATTACATACCTTCGTGCTCATTTCCCTGAATTAAAAATTAGATTTGTTAATGTACTTGACTTACTAAAACTAAGACATCCAAGCATTGACCCTAGAGGATTAAGCGATTCTGAATTCGACTCAATCTTTACAAAAGATAAGCCTATTTTATTTGCCTTCCACGGTTATGAAGCAATCTTAAGAGATATATTCTTCTTGCGTTCGAATCACAACATTATTACTCACGGTTATAGAGAAAATGGCGATATAACAACAGCATTTGACATTCGTTTACTTAGCGAAATGGACAGATTCCATATGACAGCTAATGTTGCTAAAAAATTAGCACCAGTTGTTGGAGAATCTAAAGCAAATGAATTAGTAAAACTAATGGAAGATAAAATTAAAGAACATAGAGCATATATTAAAGAATACGGTACTGACTTGCCAGAAGTTAAAGAGTGAGAATGAACACCATATAAATAAATTAAAAAAATATTGGACAACCCCAATATTTTTTTATGCCTGTTTTATAGGCATAGAAGTCTATTTTTTAGCTTTTGATTTAGCAAAAATTTCATCACCTAACTTAATTCATTCATTTAAGCATTTATGAAAGTGTTCAAAACCTTTTTTGTAAAATTCATCACTGGTTAAATCAACCCCCATTGACTTTAGTGTATTTAGAGGATAATCACTATTGCCTGCTGAAAGAAAATTATTGATATATTTATCTAAAAACTCTTTTCCTTTTAGCTTATATTGATTGTAAAAATAGTTCGCTACAAGCTGACCTATTGCATATTTATAAACATAGAAGCCCATATAAAAATGAGGAATTGTTACAGCCGCAATTTGCTCTTCTTTTTTGAATTTTCTAGGTTTTTTATAGTACTTTTTGAGAGTTTCATAATATATTTTTGCCACTTCTTCATAATTTGGAGCAACTTCATTTGCATCCACTTTTTTATAAAGCTCATATTCATAGTTAGCTCATTTAGCTTGTGTTACTGTTGTGCCAAAAAAGCCTGAAATTATGTGGCTGTAGATAGTAAATTTTTCAATTTTGCTGCTTGATTTTTCTATCAAGTAGTCATAAAGCATTGATTCATTAAAAATTGAAGCTATTTCAGCTAAAAATATTGGATAGCTAGCATTGGTTATATCATTATTTTTATCAGAAAAATAAGAGTGCATTGAGTGACCTAATTCATGAGCTAATGTTTCGACTGAATTAAGCTCGCCATCAAAGTTCATCAAAATATACTTTTTATTTATGCCATAAGTATTTCCAATTGAGTATGCACCAGAGAGCTTATTTTTGACACTCATAAAGTCAACTCATTTTTCCCTATAAGCCTGTTTTATAGTATCAGAGTACTCAGTGCCAAAAGGTAATAAAGCATTATAAACTATCTCTTTTGCTTCCTCAACGCTATATTTGTTTTTGACCTTAAAAATATCTCTGTTTGAATCATAAAGAATTCTAAACTTTTCCTTAAAGTGTGCTTCATAGTACTTTTTGTAATGTTTTCAGTATTTAGAAATATCATCTTTTAAGGAAGCAATGTTTTCAAACAATTTTAATAGTATTTCATCACTTACCTTATCTTCATAAGTCAGCATATTAATTGAATCTTTGTATTTTCTTACTTTAGCATTAACAGAGATATTTTTAAAAGTTTGCACAAGCATATTGGCAAGTGATTCTTTGTGTTGTAATTTTGCCTTCCTGTACTGTAAAACAGCATTTTTACGCAAAAGTGCATCATCAGATTTAAGCATTTTTGAATATGAAATTGGGTCAAGTTTGTGCTTTTTATTTTTTGAATCAAGCACATCATCATATCTTAGTTCAGCATCAGTTAAGATATTAAAAACATCTTCTAAATTAGGCTCGCCAAAAGCAACTTCATTCAAGTACTCTTCAACATCATTTGATAATTTATGATTAAATGAATCTAAAGTATCATTAATCATTTTTCTATATGATTTAAGTCTTTCATCATTTACTCATAATTTTAATTTATCAGCATTTTTAAAAAATCTGTTGATTTCTGAACCATATTCTTTATTTAATTCTTCATTAGCTGAATCAAATTTAAGAGCCATTTCTTGAGGTTGTGGATCAGTTAAATTAATGTTAGTTTTATTAGAGATATAATTGTGTAATTTATTATCCACAATTTCCATTTGTTCATTTAACTTAAGCCCAGCAATAAATGATTCAATGCTCTCGTATTTTGAGTCTTTAATTTCAATAAGGTCTTTAAAAATACTTACATACTTATCTAATCAATATTCAAAACTTTTACCTTCTAAAATTGATTCTAAGTCTCATTTATGCTCATCATTTACTTTATCATAGCTAGGATATTGCTTCATTTTTACCTCTCCCAAAATTAAATATATATTCAAAAATTAAAATTTTTTATAAAAAATAAATATATTATAAAATAATTAAACTAATGATTATAAAAGTAATAAAAGAGAGCCGTTATTGATTAAAAATAGCACTTATGATATTTAATGAAGACATAAATCCTTCATTGCCTTTTTTTGTTACTGAATATAGTCAAAATTTGTATGACACGGTCTCCCCTTCTGCGCTTTTTTAATTTAAAAAAAACATTCAAGGAGGATTTGTGATACAAAAAAAAGAAAAGCTTCCTTACATTATTAAACTTAAGGAAGTTGTCAAAGAATTCGATGGCAAAATTGTTTTAGATAACATCGAATTGAACATTAAAAAAGGTGACTTTGTCACATTATTAGGTCCATCTGGCAGCGGTAAAACTACTATTTTGAGACTTATCGCGGGCTTTGAGAAAACCACTCGTGGTGAAATTCAGTTTAATGGACTAGACATTAAAGATTTGCCACCTCATAAAAGAGATTTATCAACCATTTTTCAAGACTATGCACTATTTCCGCATTTAAATGTTGAAGGTAACATAAAATTTGGACTTCCACTTAAAAGAGTACCTAAGGAAACTATAAATCCTAGATATGAAAGAATCTTGGCTCAAAAGAAAATTAAGTGAACTGAATTAGCCAAGAAAAAAATGCAAGAATTAGATGAGTTGCAAGATAAGTACATTGAAGAAATGGAAACATTAAAGCCAAATACAATTACTTACAGAAGAAGACAAAAGTGATTGGATAGATCAGACTTTAATTATTCATACTGAGAAAACTATGTTCAGCAACAAACTGAATCTTTTGAAAATAAATTTTTAAAAAGAAAACTAACTAAAAATGAAATTGATCAGTTAGTTAAAGACTTTGTTAAATTAGTTGGACTAGAAGGTAATGAAAAGAAAGCAATCAGTGAGCTTTCTGGCGGTATGCGTCAAAGAGTTGCACTTGCTAGAAGCTTAATTATTAAGCCAAGTATTTTGCTTTTAGATGAGCCTCTTAGTGCTTTGGATGCTAAAATTAGGCAAAAAATGCAAGTGTTACTTAGAAGCTTGCAACAAAAATTAGGTCTAACATTTATTTTTGTTACCCACGACCAAGATGAAGCGCTTGAGCTTTCGGATATGGTAGCTGTTATGCGTGGGGGCAGAATAGAACAATATGATAGCCCTAAAAATATTTATGACTATCCAGTTAATAAATGAGTAGCTTCATTTATTGGTGATTCAAATATTTTCAATGGAATTTTTAACAAAGAAGACTGTACAGTAGACCTTTTGGGCAAAACATTTAAAACAGTTCATGATGAAGATGAATTTGCCAATGAGCAAGAAGTGGATGTTTTAATTCGCCCTGAAGACATTGACATTATTTTAGTTGATGAAGATGAAGAAGTTGAAAAGAGCAAAGAAAGTAAGAAAACTAAAGAAAAACTAAGAGGAAGCATCCAGGATATTGCATACCGTGGAAGTTATTATTACCTAAAAGTTAAGCTTAATATGGGTGAATATATTTATGTTGAAACCGCTAAGAAATTTGAATTAGATGATGTCGTTGACATTAGTTGAACAATTGACAGTATTCATTTAATGAATAAAGATAGCAAGTGAGATTATACTTCTAATGAATTCAGGAATTAAAGCCTCATTGGGACTCAACAGAAGATTATTATTCTTATTCCCATACATTTTTATAGCTATTCTTTTAGTATTCTTACCAATTATTTTAATCATTGTTAATTCAGTTATTCACATAGCTGACCCTACTTTTGATTCATTCAAGCTAGTTAAAGATTCAAAAACTTGAACAAAGATTTGAAGAAGTTTATTCATTGGAATAATTTCAGCACTGCTTTGCTTAATTATAGGCTTGCCATATGCATATTTTGTTGCAAGAAGCAAAAACAGAATTATGCCAATTTACGCTATGAGCCTTATTTTAAGCCCCTTAGTAATTTTTACAATTGCCAAAATATATGCAGTGCGTGGTTTCTTTTTAACCTTAGTTTCTAAAGAAAACGATCTTAATGCTATTTGATTCATGATTTTTGGCTTAACTTATTTAAACTTATCGTATATGATAATGCCACTTTATTCAGTGTTTAGAGATATGCCAGAAAATATTATTGAGGCTTCTCATGATTTAGGTAATGGGCCAGTTAGAACATTATTTAGGGTGATATTACCATATAGTAGTAAGGCAATTTTAAGTGGCCTAGGAATTATTTTCTTATCTAGCGCTACTAACTTTGTTATAAGCGATAAATTATTGCCTGACGGTTCACAGCATCAATTAATTGGTACTGTAATTAATAATTACACTAGTCCAGCTAATCAATATGAAGTGTCTATTGGTACAACTTTAGTAATTGTCGTATCAATCATATTTATAGGAACATTCGCACTAATTAGTTTCTTGCCAAGAGTATTCAAAAGAAGAAGGAGAGCAAGATATGAATAAGGCAGCTAAATTCTTTAAAAGTTTCTATATCCACATAATATTATTGGCATTTTATATCCCGCTTTTATATGCTGCAATCTTTAGTTTTAACAATCCAAGTAGTAAAGGATTTGTTAGAACAAGTTGAAATGGTTTTACTACCAACAACTGAGCTACATTTTTTAACGAAGGCAGAGGCATTGCCTTGCTTAATTCATTAGTTATAGCTTTTGCTGTTTCAGTTATTGTCGTAACTATTTCTCTTTTTACATGCTATGGTATGTGAAGACAAAAAAATAGAATCTATAGCAAGATGATTCTAGGAACTAATAATGTGCCATTAATTAACCCAGATAACATCAGTGCTATCGGTCTTGCTTTATTATTTTCAGTATTATTTGGTACACTGGCAAATACACGTGAAGGACTATTTCGTGGGATCGTTGGTCACACAGTAATGGCTCTTCCATATGCTATTACTTTAATGTTTCCAAGAAGCGATAAGTTCAATGCTTCATTATTTGAAGCTGCTCAAGACTTAGGATATAGCAAACTTAGAGCATGATTTAAAACCTATTTTGTTTACATGCTTCCTTCTAGTTTCTTTGCTGCTATTGTTGCTGCTTTCTTAAGTTTTGATGACTTCATTATTTTAAGAACAGTTTCAAATACATCAACATTAGGTACTAAATTATATGAAGGTGAATTTAGAGCATGAGGATTAGTCGTCGGTGCTTCATTATTAATCATTGTTTTATCATTTAATGCTATTTATATTTCATATAAATGAATCAAAATAGCTAGAGCTAGCAAAAAAGCCAAAAAGTCTATAGAACAGGCAAATAAGGAAGAAATGGAAACAAAAACATCTTTATTTGATATAGGAGGCACTGATGAAAAGCAATAAATTCATGCAATTTATTAAATCTAAAGTGCTAACTAAAAAAGTTGGTTTTTCGCTAGCTGCTCTTTCAGCTGCATCAGTTGCTGTTGGTGCTGTTTCTTATAAATATACAAAAAGTGCTTTTAAACCTGTTTTTTCTAACTATCAAGCATACATAGATGAGTATAACTTAGAAAAACTAAGTCAGCGTTTTGAATACAAGCAGTTTGCTGTTTTGGACGAATTTACTAGAGATATATTAACTAACAAAACTGCAGGCGGAATTGGTAGTGATAGCCAAGCTACTAAGCTATTAATTAACAACAATCAAGGCAAGCCACTATTAAGAAAATTCAAAAGATCTGACTTTAAAAAGATTTTTAAAGCCAAATGAGACGATTCAAAAACTACTGAAGAAAATTTAAAAGTTATATATAACCCTGTTGTTTTTGAACACATTAAATCGTATGATGCACTATTAGACAATGTGCCTGTTTTTGACGAAAATGGCACAATTGTTCCTAATAAAACACAAAAAGACTTGCCAAATGAAGAAAGACTTCATTTATATGATTATTTCATACCTTACTTTATGCAAGATATGGTTATTGCATACAATCCTCAAAAGCTAGCTAAATATAATAATTTATTCAAGCCATTTCATATGGAAGCTCCTGAAGAGCCAGTTGAAAGTGATGGAGAACAAGCCCAAAAGGACTATGAAATAGCCAAAAAAGAATATGACTCTAAGTATGAAAATTCTATTAGTGACTACTTTGCCGGTGTTCATAATGGCATTGAAAAACAAATTAACTCTAAGCTTATTGAGATAATTAATAATCCAAATAATAAATATAAGGAAAAAGTTGTCGATAAGCAAACTGGACAAGAAAAAATAGAAGAACATAATAATTTACCGATGTCAGAAGCTCTTAAATTGCTTAGAAATCCTTATGGCACTAATTCAGAACAAGATGCTTTTAAATATTATCAATACACTAATGCAGTGCGTGATAATATGATCTACGGCTCATCATATAGATTAGATACTAAAACAGGGAAAAGAGTTTCTCAGCCAACTGGTGAAGCTGTTATAACTGAGGAAACAAATATAACTAATAAAAAAATTAGAACTGAAATCTATAGAGATTTAATTGACCAATTTGTTGCTATGTTTGAAGATTCAACTGGTTTTAAAATTACAGACACTGAAAGAGTTAGAACTAGTGGAAACGGTTTAGACTTGCTTAATACATTAATTGATCCTACAAAGAAATTTAATGTAGCTATTATTTATAATGGTGATGCTGTTGATGCCTTTTATTCATTAGATAATGTCAAAAATTCAGAAGTTCCTGATGGTGTTGTTAGATTTATTCGTCCTTCAGTTAACTTACTTTTAGTTGATGGATTTGTTATTGCCAATCCAACTGAAGAAGATGTTGCATTAGACATGATTGACGCAGTAAATAAAACAGTTTTTGCTGGTTATGACCAACCTGATGAGTTTTGAAACTCAGATGACATTGAAAAAGCTAGAAAAAATGTTGCTGCTGATAAAGATAAAGATGAATGATATGAAAAATATGGTGCTTACTTTGCTTTTGACTATATAAGATATACTCCTGCTATTCAAAGTTTATATAAATATGTTTTAGATAATGAGTTTTCAGAAGACAAGTTCCCTGGTTATGGTAAGGCATTTAATGACTACCAAAAAGACTACCTTCAAAACTTATATAAAATTGAAAGCGAATATACATTTAATGACTTTAAGTCAGATAATCCAAGCAAAAAATTAGATGATTTAAAAGGATTTAAATACCATGTTAAACATATTCCAATTCATCCTGTTACACACGAAGTTCAGACAGAAATAAACATTTACTATGACAACAAATTGAAATCTTAAAAAATTTGGCCACTGTGCTGAATTTTTTATATTGTGGCAATTATGAACTTATAAATAATATTTCAATTGACTAATAAGCCTATAAAACAGGCAAAGAAGTACACATAGCTGTGTTCAGGATAAGCATCATAAAAATTTATTAAATAAATAAAAAAATTTATTTTTTTACTATAATTTAAATACTTATTTTTCAACAACTATTTTTAATAATGAGGAGGGTGCAATGGCTATAGTTCCAAAACGTAAAACATCTAAGCAACGTAAACACAAAAGACGTACTAATGATGCTTTACCAGTGCAAAATTTAATCTCATGCAAAAACTGTTCTAATATGATTCAACAACACCGTGTTTGTGAACACTGTGGCTTTTACAAAGGTAAAAAAGTTGAAGGATATAAAAGTTTAAACTTGCGCGCTCAATAATAATGCTTTAAAACCAATTTTGCTTGGTTTTTTATTTTATCTTTTATTATAATTTTTAATTATATGAATAAAACTTTATCAGTTCCTGAATCTAAAATTGCACTAATATCACTACTTGTTTTTTTAATCATTTGCGCAGTGATTATTTTTATCATTACTTTCTTTTTAATTAGAAATAATAAAGTTAAGAAAATTAAAAAGCAAGCCAATGAAATATATAAATTTATTAGCTCCAAAACAACTAATGGTTCTATGACAATTTCTAGATTCAAAAGCATTTCGCAAGCACAAGGTGATTATAAAAAAGATCTTAGCGAACTGATAAACATTAATGAACAAATAAGAGTCATTTATAAGCCTTTATTTGCTTTATGCAATAAGATTAGAAATGATAAAAATAAGAAATATAACACCTTAAAAAATGAATCACTCAAACTTAAGAATTTATTTGATGAATATAAAAATTTATGAGATAAATTTAGCAAAAAGTCAGAAACTTTAAACGTGCACTGAGGTATAGTCGATTCAATAAGCTCCAAACTTTCAACAATTCTTTTGGAGCTAGAAAACTATATTAGTAAAAACAAAAATAATTTAAGCCACACATATGATTTACTAGTTCGTGAATTAGATGAATTACAAAAAAATAATTTTGCTTTTGAAGATAAAAAACTAAATAATGAAATAACAAATGTTTCGGCTGAAATTAATGAATACGAAAAGAGAGTTTATTCATTTTGCAAAAAAGTTGATGTGCTAGCAAAATTAGAAAATTCTATTTTTTATGCACTACCACAAATGTTTAGCAACAAACATTTTGATTCTAAATTCAGCAATGAAATAATGCAATTAAAAAACAATTTGCAAAGATTGCAACATAATTTTACCTCTATGCCATATCAAGAGTTATTAAAAGAAACTAAGTTAATTTACCTTAGATACTTTACTTTGCTTAAAGAGAATAAACACAATAGCGAGTTTAAAAGTTTTATCAAAAGCAAATTTAAGGCACTTGAAGATGAAATTCAAAAAAATAACTCTTTAGTTAACTCATTTATTTATAAAATTGATGAAGATGATTCTTACAAAAGTACTATAAAACAGAATTATATGTCAACTATTATCTTCTGAGAGAATCTTATTAAGGACTTTGAAATTCTTAAAACGAAAGCTGACAAAGGTATTGAAATAGGTTTATTAGAATTGCAAACATTTTTAGAGCAATACTATTCATTGCTTCAGTCATTTGATTCTATAATTTCCCAATACGACTATTTTACAGCCAAAAAAGTATACGATAAGCTTTATTTAGAAATCAACAACCAGTGATGTCTAAAAGTTTTAAATCATAGAGATGTTTTAGAAAAGTTATCAGAAAATGATGAGCTATTTAAACAATTAATCAGATTAAACAAAGAAATTAATAATGATTTTAGCACTAAAAATTACATTGATTTAGGTTCTGAGCTATGAATAAAATGAACTGAATTATTAATTAAGCTCTATAAAAAGGTTTATACACAATATATTTATAAGGCTATGATTGATGCCTTAATGCGAAAATTAGCACAAAAAAACATTAACAACAGTCCTGAAATGGAAGAGTATATGTTATATGTTGACAGAAATATAGTTTCATTAAGGTTCAAAGAAGCTTTTGAATTTTTAGCTGCGGCTTCAAAAGGAAAATAATATGTATGAAAAAATTTTAATAAGATATGGTGAGTTAACACTTAAAGGAAAAAACAGAGACTCATTTATAGCTCAGTTAGCTAGAAACATTAAATTAATTACTGGAGAGTATCCAGAAACTAAATATGATCGTATGTTTTTAACATACTCTGATGCTAATTTAGAAAAACTACAATATGTGTTTGGAATAACTAGCTATAGTCCTGTAATTTTTTGTGAAAATAACTTAGAAAAAATTACTAATAGTGCTATAAAACTGGTGAATAAGGACGATAAGACATTCAAGATATCAGCTAGAAGAAATAACAAAAAATTTGAACTAACAAGCGCAGAAATTAATCAAAAAGTCGGCGCCTCTGTATTAAAACATTACCCTTTAATTAAGGTGGACGTTCATAATCCTGAATGTAATATTAATATTGAAGTGCGCTCTGATAAAACATATTTATTTAGCAAAACTTATGAAGCATTAGGCGGTCTTCCTGTTGGAATTAGTGGCTCTACATTACACTTAATGTCAGGAGGAATTGATAGTCCTGTTGCTGCATTTAAACTTATGAAAAGAGGACTAAAAGTAAGTTTTTTATCTTTTATTTCACCACCACAAACGGATGAAAAAACAATTGGCAAAATAAAAGATTTAGTTTCTGTATTATCTAAATATCAAGGTAAAAGTCATCTTTATTTAGCTAACTATTCTAAGTTAATGAATTACATTTCTTTCACATCTAATGAATCATACAGAATCAACTTAATGCGCCGTAGTTTTTATAGAATTGCTTCAAAATTTGCTAAGGGCAAAAATATTATGACTTTATCAAATGGAGAAAATTTAGGTCAAGTAGCTAGTCAAACAATTGAGAGCTTATCAACAATTGCAAGTGCTAGTGATTTATTGATTTTAAGACCGCTTATTGCTAATGATAAAGTTGAAACAATTAATATTGCAAAGCAAATTAAGACCTATGATATTTCAATTGAAAAAGCTAAAGAAACTTGTGAGCTATTTGCCCCCAAAAACCCTGTAACTAAGCCTAATTTGGCAACAGCATTAAGACTGGAAGAAGAATTAACTCAGCTAAAAGATTTAGAAGAAGAGTTGCTTGCAAACGAAATTGAACACTATACAATTGAATAAAAAACAGGCTTAATCAGACAGCCTGTTTTTTGCTTTATTAAATCCATTAAGAATTAAGAATCTTATAAACAACAATTGCAATTGTTCCTATAATCACAATGAAGAGTGCCAGTACTAACAAGGAAGAAAAAATAATTTTCCTCTTATTTTCTACATATTTAGATCTTGTATATTCATCTAAATTTTGGACAGCATCCTGTACAAGAGTATCTCTATCT
This sequence is a window from Mycoplasmopsis agalactiae PG2. Protein-coding genes within it:
- the thiI gene encoding tRNA uracil 4-sulfurtransferase ThiI is translated as MYEKILIRYGELTLKGKNRDSFIAQLARNIKLITGEYPETKYDRMFLTYSDANLEKLQYVFGITSYSPVIFCENNLEKITNSAIKLVNKDDKTFKISARRNNKKFELTSAEINQKVGASVLKHYPLIKVDVHNPECNINIEVRSDKTYLFSKTYEALGGLPVGISGSTLHLMSGGIDSPVAAFKLMKRGLKVSFLSFISPPQTDEKTIGKIKDLVSVLSKYQGKSHLYLANYSKLMNYISFTSNESYRINLMRRSFYRIASKFAKGKNIMTLSNGENLGQVASQTIESLSTIASASDLLILRPLIANDKVETINIAKQIKTYDISIEKAKETCELFAPKNPVTKPNLATALRLEEELTQLKDLEEELLANEIEHYTIE